In the Neomonachus schauinslandi chromosome 13, ASM220157v2, whole genome shotgun sequence genome, one interval contains:
- the ARRDC1 gene encoding arrestin domain-containing protein 1 isoform X1 — MGRVQLFEVCLSHGRVVYSPGEPLVGAVRVRLRAPLPFRAIRVTCMGSCRVSSKANDAAWVVEEGYFNSALSLADKGSLPAGEHNFPFQFLLPATAPTSFEGPFGKIVHQVRATIDTPRFSKDHQCSRVFYILSPLNLNSIPDIEQPNVASTTKKFSYKLVKTGSVVLTASTDLRGYVVGQVLRLQADIENQSGKDTSPVVASLLQKVSYKAKRWVHDVRTIAEVEGAGVKAWRRAQWQEQILVPALPQSALPGCSLIHVDYYLQVSLKVPEATVTLPVFIGNIAVNHAPMSLRPGPGLPPGVPVPVVPSAPPQEEAEAAASSPHFADAVSLSTESHSHEQPLPAAFGSVPGAPEPRPQDGSPAPHPLPPPLCISTGATVPYFAEGSGGPVPTNSTLILPPEYSSWGYPYEAPPSYEQSCGGADPSLTPGS, encoded by the exons ATGGGGCGGGTACAGCTCTTCGAGGTCTGCCTGAGCCACGGTCGCGTCGTCTACAGCCCGGGAGAGCCGCTGGTGGGGGCCGTGCGCGTGCGCCTACGGGCGCCGCTGCCCTTCCGAG CCATCCGAGTGACCTGCATGGGTTCCTGCAGGGTGTCCAGCAAGGCCAATGATGCAGCGTGGGTAGTGGAGGAGGGCTACTTCAACAGTGCTCTGTCGCTGGCTGACAAGG ggagcctgccagCTGGTGAGCACAATTTCCCTTTCCAGTTCCTGCTTCCTG cCACAGCGCCCACGTCCTTCGAGGGCCCCTTTGGGAAGATTGTGCACCAGGTGCGGGCCACCATTGACACACCACGTTTTTCCAAGGATCACCAGTGCAGCCGTGTGTTCTATATTTTGAGCCCCCTGAACCTGAACAGCATCCCAGACATTGAG CAACCCAACGTGGCCTCCACTACCAAGAAGTTCTCCTACAAGCTGGTGAAGACGGGCAGCGTGGTCCTCACTGCCAGCACTGACCTCCGCGGCTACGTGGTAGGGCAGGTGCTGCGGCTGCAGGCTGACATCGAGAACCAGTCAGGCAAGGACACGAGCCCTGTGGTAGCCAGTCTGCTGCAG AAAGTGTCCTACAAGGCCAAGCGCTGGGTCCATGATGTGCGGACCATCGCAGAAGTAGAGGGTGCAGGTGTCAAGGCCTGGAGGCGGGCACAGTGGCAAGAGCAGATCCTGgtgcctgccctgccccagtCAGCCCTGCCAGGCTGCAGCCTCATCCACGTGGACTACTACCTGCAG GTCTCCCTGAAGGTGCCTGAAGCCACTGTGACCCTCCCTGTCTTCATCGGCAATATCGCTGTGAACCACGCCCCGATGAGCCTCCGGCCAGGCCCAGGGCTGCCTCCTGGGGTGCCAGTCCCCGTGGTGCCCTCGGCGCCGCCCCAGGAGGAGGCCGAGGCTGCGGCCAGCAGCCCCCACTTCGCAGATGCAGTCTCCCTCTCCACGGAGAGCCACTCACATGAGCAGCCATTGcctgctgcctttggctctgtgCCTGGTGCCCCTGAACCCCGCCCTCAGGATggcagccctgctccccacccatTGCCCCCTCCCTTGTGCATCTCCACAGGTGCCACAGTCCCCTACTTTGCAGAGGGTTCCGGAGGGCCAGTGCCCACCAACAGTACCTTGATCCTGCCCCCAGAGTACAGTTCGTGGGGCTATCCCTATG AGGCCCCGCCATCCTATGAGCAGAGCTGCGGCGGTGCAGATCCCAGCCTGACACCTGGGAGCTGA
- the ARRDC1 gene encoding arrestin domain-containing protein 1 isoform X2, whose product MGRVQLFEVCLSHGRVVYSPGEPLVGAVRVRLRAPLPFRAIRVTCMGSCRVSSKANDAAWVVEEGYFNSALSLADKGSLPAATAPTSFEGPFGKIVHQVRATIDTPRFSKDHQCSRVFYILSPLNLNSIPDIEQPNVASTTKKFSYKLVKTGSVVLTASTDLRGYVVGQVLRLQADIENQSGKDTSPVVASLLQKVSYKAKRWVHDVRTIAEVEGAGVKAWRRAQWQEQILVPALPQSALPGCSLIHVDYYLQVSLKVPEATVTLPVFIGNIAVNHAPMSLRPGPGLPPGVPVPVVPSAPPQEEAEAAASSPHFADAVSLSTESHSHEQPLPAAFGSVPGAPEPRPQDGSPAPHPLPPPLCISTGATVPYFAEGSGGPVPTNSTLILPPEYSSWGYPYEAPPSYEQSCGGADPSLTPGS is encoded by the exons ATGGGGCGGGTACAGCTCTTCGAGGTCTGCCTGAGCCACGGTCGCGTCGTCTACAGCCCGGGAGAGCCGCTGGTGGGGGCCGTGCGCGTGCGCCTACGGGCGCCGCTGCCCTTCCGAG CCATCCGAGTGACCTGCATGGGTTCCTGCAGGGTGTCCAGCAAGGCCAATGATGCAGCGTGGGTAGTGGAGGAGGGCTACTTCAACAGTGCTCTGTCGCTGGCTGACAAGG ggagcctgccagCTG cCACAGCGCCCACGTCCTTCGAGGGCCCCTTTGGGAAGATTGTGCACCAGGTGCGGGCCACCATTGACACACCACGTTTTTCCAAGGATCACCAGTGCAGCCGTGTGTTCTATATTTTGAGCCCCCTGAACCTGAACAGCATCCCAGACATTGAG CAACCCAACGTGGCCTCCACTACCAAGAAGTTCTCCTACAAGCTGGTGAAGACGGGCAGCGTGGTCCTCACTGCCAGCACTGACCTCCGCGGCTACGTGGTAGGGCAGGTGCTGCGGCTGCAGGCTGACATCGAGAACCAGTCAGGCAAGGACACGAGCCCTGTGGTAGCCAGTCTGCTGCAG AAAGTGTCCTACAAGGCCAAGCGCTGGGTCCATGATGTGCGGACCATCGCAGAAGTAGAGGGTGCAGGTGTCAAGGCCTGGAGGCGGGCACAGTGGCAAGAGCAGATCCTGgtgcctgccctgccccagtCAGCCCTGCCAGGCTGCAGCCTCATCCACGTGGACTACTACCTGCAG GTCTCCCTGAAGGTGCCTGAAGCCACTGTGACCCTCCCTGTCTTCATCGGCAATATCGCTGTGAACCACGCCCCGATGAGCCTCCGGCCAGGCCCAGGGCTGCCTCCTGGGGTGCCAGTCCCCGTGGTGCCCTCGGCGCCGCCCCAGGAGGAGGCCGAGGCTGCGGCCAGCAGCCCCCACTTCGCAGATGCAGTCTCCCTCTCCACGGAGAGCCACTCACATGAGCAGCCATTGcctgctgcctttggctctgtgCCTGGTGCCCCTGAACCCCGCCCTCAGGATggcagccctgctccccacccatTGCCCCCTCCCTTGTGCATCTCCACAGGTGCCACAGTCCCCTACTTTGCAGAGGGTTCCGGAGGGCCAGTGCCCACCAACAGTACCTTGATCCTGCCCCCAGAGTACAGTTCGTGGGGCTATCCCTATG AGGCCCCGCCATCCTATGAGCAGAGCTGCGGCGGTGCAGATCCCAGCCTGACACCTGGGAGCTGA
- the ARRDC1 gene encoding arrestin domain-containing protein 1 isoform X3: MGRVQLFEVCLSHGRVVYSPGEPLVGAVRVRLRAPLPFRAIRVTCMGSCRVSSKANDAAWVVEEGYFNSALSLADKATAPTSFEGPFGKIVHQVRATIDTPRFSKDHQCSRVFYILSPLNLNSIPDIEQPNVASTTKKFSYKLVKTGSVVLTASTDLRGYVVGQVLRLQADIENQSGKDTSPVVASLLQKVSYKAKRWVHDVRTIAEVEGAGVKAWRRAQWQEQILVPALPQSALPGCSLIHVDYYLQVSLKVPEATVTLPVFIGNIAVNHAPMSLRPGPGLPPGVPVPVVPSAPPQEEAEAAASSPHFADAVSLSTESHSHEQPLPAAFGSVPGAPEPRPQDGSPAPHPLPPPLCISTGATVPYFAEGSGGPVPTNSTLILPPEYSSWGYPYEAPPSYEQSCGGADPSLTPGS; the protein is encoded by the exons ATGGGGCGGGTACAGCTCTTCGAGGTCTGCCTGAGCCACGGTCGCGTCGTCTACAGCCCGGGAGAGCCGCTGGTGGGGGCCGTGCGCGTGCGCCTACGGGCGCCGCTGCCCTTCCGAG CCATCCGAGTGACCTGCATGGGTTCCTGCAGGGTGTCCAGCAAGGCCAATGATGCAGCGTGGGTAGTGGAGGAGGGCTACTTCAACAGTGCTCTGTCGCTGGCTGACAAGG cCACAGCGCCCACGTCCTTCGAGGGCCCCTTTGGGAAGATTGTGCACCAGGTGCGGGCCACCATTGACACACCACGTTTTTCCAAGGATCACCAGTGCAGCCGTGTGTTCTATATTTTGAGCCCCCTGAACCTGAACAGCATCCCAGACATTGAG CAACCCAACGTGGCCTCCACTACCAAGAAGTTCTCCTACAAGCTGGTGAAGACGGGCAGCGTGGTCCTCACTGCCAGCACTGACCTCCGCGGCTACGTGGTAGGGCAGGTGCTGCGGCTGCAGGCTGACATCGAGAACCAGTCAGGCAAGGACACGAGCCCTGTGGTAGCCAGTCTGCTGCAG AAAGTGTCCTACAAGGCCAAGCGCTGGGTCCATGATGTGCGGACCATCGCAGAAGTAGAGGGTGCAGGTGTCAAGGCCTGGAGGCGGGCACAGTGGCAAGAGCAGATCCTGgtgcctgccctgccccagtCAGCCCTGCCAGGCTGCAGCCTCATCCACGTGGACTACTACCTGCAG GTCTCCCTGAAGGTGCCTGAAGCCACTGTGACCCTCCCTGTCTTCATCGGCAATATCGCTGTGAACCACGCCCCGATGAGCCTCCGGCCAGGCCCAGGGCTGCCTCCTGGGGTGCCAGTCCCCGTGGTGCCCTCGGCGCCGCCCCAGGAGGAGGCCGAGGCTGCGGCCAGCAGCCCCCACTTCGCAGATGCAGTCTCCCTCTCCACGGAGAGCCACTCACATGAGCAGCCATTGcctgctgcctttggctctgtgCCTGGTGCCCCTGAACCCCGCCCTCAGGATggcagccctgctccccacccatTGCCCCCTCCCTTGTGCATCTCCACAGGTGCCACAGTCCCCTACTTTGCAGAGGGTTCCGGAGGGCCAGTGCCCACCAACAGTACCTTGATCCTGCCCCCAGAGTACAGTTCGTGGGGCTATCCCTATG AGGCCCCGCCATCCTATGAGCAGAGCTGCGGCGGTGCAGATCCCAGCCTGACACCTGGGAGCTGA